Within Odontesthes bonariensis isolate fOdoBon6 chromosome 16, fOdoBon6.hap1, whole genome shotgun sequence, the genomic segment AATTCCAGCCTGACTTTACtcttaactctttactcccaaaataaatgttgagttatcttcaatatttgtctcaggctctctgttacccctgtcaagccacagtcttttgaaatgaagaggtcaaaatttaatgttgtaggggaaaacactactcaaagcaaaactaatacggctccaaaatttataaatgtactagttcgcctcaattagtgagaaataatatgcctctgtgagcactgggggctgggcccccctaaagaccagatcctaaaatcgcccctgcataaaaacatgaatgtATGTTGTCGTACCACTCTTGAAGAAGTAGACATTTTGAACTGGGGTGCTTTTTTCGCCCTGATTGGTGGTTTCTTCAGTGATGTCACTGTAGTCCTCGACTAAGTCGAACCAATCATCATAGAGCCACAAGTCATCGAACACAGAGCGACCTTGCCTCGCTCGTTGCCTGTTGCCACGCCGCTTGCTgggcctcttcctcctcctgctgagCCTCCTCCCTGCTGGAGGAGAAGGTGGCGTCGGCTGGGGGGTGACGCGCACGCGTCCCAccacagcagcatccacagGGGGTCTGATGCCCTGCCAGTCCCTGCTGATCAGGCGAGGGCCAGGGTTGGGACTGGTGACTGAACAATTAGAAAGGAGCAAGATGGTAAAGATTCACGCTGTATAAAAGGAAGAATGAGAGAGGATTACAAGCATGGCTGTACAAGTAGAACTACAACGGGTTCTTACAGGAGCCTCCAAAAAGCTCTGTGAAGAAGTCCTCCAGGGTGGGATCACAGAACAGGTCTGTGTACTGCGTGAACAGCACAGACGGGGAGGACCTGCTCATGTGGACACACTCCTCATGGCTCGGCTGGTGCTTGAACTCATACTGGTAATATTTGTCCCCTGaagagagacacagacacaggttGATGTCAGGGGGTTTTCCACCTAAAGGCAGGGGACCTGCTTTCTGCCAGACCCAAATTTAGACACGTACATAAACCGTCATTTTCTAAATTCAAAGAACTCACcaaggtaataaataaagtgtGGCAATTTTCTCATTGTTCTCTCTAAAAGCTGACTTCCACAGACTCCACCAGAGGAGTCGCCCCCTGCTGGCCACTAGAATATTTGCATGTTTAAGGCCTAAGCCTCACTTTTCAGATAAGGCGGTTCTGACTCAGCAAACATATGAAAGCACTTAAGAGTACCGCATCATTTCTTGCACAGTACAGAGGAGAATAAACGTAGGAGCCCCTGCGCTTTTaaaattttgaaaaatatttaaaaacctTTGAAAAAGTAAGCTTTCTCCTTTCCACGGTGATTCGGTGCTGGTACGGCAAATGCGGCATCAATGTCGCTGGGTATACCGTCAAAGCCCATGGAAATGTCACGTGGATAGTCTTCATCCATGACATCCCCGTCAAACCTCCAGTACCTCTTCCCCTGTGACAGAAAACATGCAAAGGTCAGAGGGACATGTAGCGTCCTTGATGACGAGCGCTGAAACATTTTAATTGAGTGAATCATTGACAGGGTTCTGTcaatgattttgttttatttgtgagATAGTTTTACTTTATGAAGttcaacacaaaaacattggGCCTGATAAGCAGGCAACCTCAGTGGGGCACTTACCCCTGACACCTACATTGGGGCAAATGACAAgaatcaacaagaaaacatgTCACAAAGCACAAAGGCTCTGGAAATGTTGGAGCTTCTACCTGAAAGATGTAGGATTTTCCTTGGCAGTTGATGCGTGTGAATGCAGCGCTGATGGGCCCAGACATTCCCCACACATCCTCGATACGCTTGGGGTAACCAGGAAGTACGGACGTATCATCCAGTTCAAAAAAATAGTCACCTGGTGGATATGAGAGCAGTTTTATGAGTGTATATGTCATATACCTGAAACTATTCAGCCAGGGTGACTGTGACCTCTGAAAATGTTGTGAACAGAGAAATTAGACTTAGAGAGACACAACTGTGGATAAGGAAGGCTTTTGGCTTGTCTTTTTGTGCACTTTCCCCAGATAACTGTTCAGAGTATAAGGGAATTATAAGATTCATTTATGGTTTAGACAAAAGAGGGGTGAGAATGACGGGTAAACATTCAGCTGAGTTTAGACTATATGGAATTCATGCAAAGATTGTCAAACATCTTTGCATGAATTTGGATTCATGAAATAAATCTTGAAATGAAGGCTTTAGTTGAGTTGAAAGTTGAAACTTTGAATGTTCTTTATGAGCCTCGAAGGcagaaaacagagcagaaaGCCTTCTGGGCGTCCTGTTTTACCTCTGAATGCATAGATGGAGCCATTCTTCAGCTGCAGAAAAGCATCGAACGATTGACCGCTGCAGGATGCTGCATCAGGGTCAGCGTggggtgggagctcatgtgtgGTGGGGCGTGGGGGGGTGGAAGAGGAGGGAACTGTTGGTCCAGCTGAGTTTACAGTTGGCATGAAGGTCGTGGTGAGGTCAGGGGGTCTGGTCCCTGATTCCTGGGCTTCGTCAAAGGTATCTCCTCGAGAGACTGAGGGCAGAACACGACTCCTCGTAACACGATGGTGTTTCCAAAATGACTGACAAAGGAAACACAATAAAGTGGGAGTTTTCCACGGGTGTACTTACTTTTTTTGGGGCAGATGCTGTCGAAGTCCCCACAGCAGCttccataaaacacacacatggagTCACATTGGCATTTGCTCATTGAGTTGAAGGAGCCGCAGCGACCCACGCAGGACTCTGTGGAAAtggagtttgtttgtttcagagaCGGCACAGCTGGACACGCACAGCTGGACACGCATTGCATCAGCCACCACAGAGAGCAGAACCACTCAGATTCAGGGTTCTGAAACACCAACGTAAGATCCTCCATCACAGGCAAAAAGTCTGCGTCTGAAGCTACATTAAGTACAGAAGCATGATGGATATGAAACATCAATAATAATGTAGGAACCATCAAAGCAGACTGTGAGTATCATCACACTTTCTGATGACAGATGTTCTCATTACTAAATGTATTGTTTCTTTAGCTGAATAGTTAGTAGGATTTGCAGCACTGCTTTAGACTATTCTCtgattctttgctttttttaaagatttttttgtaATCCAAGAAACCAAAAAGGTAAGAAATAACCCTGTTTTATAAGTTTATCGTGTGTACTTCACTGTTAAAGGTaaggtaggagatcctggattttgagtccagcgaagctgcattttgaaaatacacaggtaaaaagtcccaacccttttcttcactttccccccgaaggcacgcctctagagtacatgaacgcgcacgagcacgaaggtgcacgagcgctgttctgacagcaagcaccgatcgttgccgtatttagtatttagtatttagtttatgctaactatacgtttaataatgctaggtgctagccaagctggctctagtttagcttcctgccaagcttcgttcacggagcagggtacgcgcacagggggaaggagggggaaggagggggagggaggagcagattgcagtttgatagacggcatcagtatccaatcattgtgaacggtccgttcagtatgattggatactgtttttcctagattgtacgttctagaggccactaaaacttttcatatttgtgtcaaaacttttaattaattggttgcaatgggggtgtgaagagtatttcaagcaatatgtaaaaaaatgttctagaaaaagatcccctaccctgcctttaaatcTGTAAACATGCACTGATAAATGATTCATTTGTCAAATAGATGTAATAGAGAAAAATACTGACTTACCCATGAAACGCAGTGGAGCATCAATGTAGCATAAAAAACAGCTAAAGCACTCTGAACTGCTACTGAGAACATTACTCTGCTAAATGTACTTAAGTCAGTAGGACACAGCATCAGTTTAGATGTTCATACATCATGCACTACAGTCCGTGAAcctattcatacatacatataaatgcatccactttttaaaatgaattgtGTTTTACCACAAATTCTATAGCAGCACAACGAAAGAAACGTATTCCTCCAACAGTCTGTGGTGGATAAAGCGTTGCTGCTGAGTGGTTGATGGACATGGAATGCAAAAGAATTGTTGAACGGATTTCTATATGGTGGCAAAGATCCTCTGAGACTTACCCTCTGCAGCAAAGGTGGCGCCCAGCAGGAGTACAAGGCCCAGCAGAACCACCGCTGTCTTCATGTCAGCTCCCTGAAAATATTCAAACAAAAATGATGGGAATCTATCAATTAATATTACCACAGACAAATGAAATATCAGATGAGTTTCAGCTGAGTGTCCCACTTTGGTGTTTTGCACCGTTTGCAAGGGATCAATAGCTATTTCTTTTCAGATCCTGCTGACCCACAGGCATTTGCCCTCCTGATTGGTCAATGCTCAGCAGTGATAATCATTAAGCTGGGATGGTCGATCTCCTGCCTGTCTGTCCTAAAAACATCCCGGTTACAATATCCAACCGTAGGACAGCACAAACAGGACCACTTTAGCACATTTACCACCCAGTATCTTTACCACTATAACTGTGTTATTCCTTAAAACATATCAGTTGTAAATCTTATATTGATGGTCTGTTTAGTTGAAAAATGGTTAAGCCAAACAGGAAACTGCAGTCTGTGGTTATGCAGATGATAttgtatatatactgtatgctgCATTTGCAACCTGCAAACAAAGCAACAAGCATTAGAGCTCAAACATTGTGTAACCAGTCTTTAATCTGTACTGATTTGTGTCAACCCCAAAACAAATGCAGAGACTTCTTCCCAATTTAaccctgaaaaaaagaaaaaaaagagagaatagcGTGAGATATATTCAATAAATGTGGAGCGGCTGCGTTTTTCATCTGGGATTAAGTCCAGCGGGAGATTGTCCCACTGAAGTTTCTGATCAGATTCGGCACGATGCAGGGACGCAAAGTCTGCTGGCAGAGAGATTACAGGAATGTTTGTTTTCCTCATCACAGAATCATTGCCAGATTCCCCCACCTCAGCTGAGTAAAAACAAAGAGCCGCAAAGAGTCGCTGAGAGTCAGTGTCTCTGAAACAGAAGCATATCAGTCCGGCCGGGAATGGAATAGTCCCAACAATAAGGAAAGTCAGATTGTGTTTATCAGTGCGTGTGGATATCTTTAATCAAATCCAGCAAAAAGTGTCCATAAACCTGGTGAGCACAGCATACAATGTCACATGGACTTTGGCTGTCCGTGCAGCTTGTTTCACTGAGTGATACCTGGCTTGCTGTCCTATCTCTAACAGCTCAGAGGAATAAAGCGCAGCAGGCATAGAACTGCTGTAAAACCTGCAAAAGTACATTTAACTGGTATTAAAAGTAAATGAATTTTCTTCTTCTGACGTAGCAGGAGTTCAGGATGTCCGGCAGCAGCCTCCCAAAGCTCATTATGACCCCGACGTATGTTTACGAAGCATCAGCAAGAGAGAAGGAACACTAAATGTGGCATGAAAAGGTTAAAAGTAGCAGTGTATGTGTTTTAACTATGTCCAATCAGGAGGTCCCTTTAGATGGACCATCAGTAAACACTGATTTAATAAGAAGAAAATGCTACAATTACCTTGATTACATGATCACAATTATTTCTTTGGATTTTCTAAAATTCTTCCCAAAGAGTGTTTCCCTTGTGCATATATGATTAAACTGAATGTTAAATATCATAGCACAGATACTGTTTAAACTGATATACGGTTTAACACCAGAGTGTTTGACCAACTGGGAtcaaacacttaaaaacatcatTTTCATCCTGTTTGCTGGACAATAATCCAGGAAAACACTGCATTTCCTCCATGTGGAAAGCTACTAAACTTCAACTTTAATGAGTCTTGAATGATCATAACCTGCAACAGATgaggaaaaaaagcttttatatGGCTCTATTTTCCATGACAGGGCTTCTGTTGTGTACATCATTATCAGTGGAGTTACACAAAGTTTTTTATTggcatgtttctttttttatgtcaaATATCTGTCCGGTCAGTAAACAAGTCAGTGTCCTTGCCGGTAATGATAAAAAGCTTGGCTTTCAGTGCACGATGATCAACAAACCTTTGATCTTTTTAACTGTGTCTGGGGCCACTAACGAACACAGTTCGTACCGACACCGTGTCGTTCAGTCTTATTCTTTCATTTGTGTGGTTTAAAAATATGTTACGTATTCAGCCACAGTGAATTAGCTGCTCTGTTGATTCATTTCATTCATTCCTTATGTCTTACAGATAACATTTAATCACTTCAGTCCATCTAGAATATAACATTTTTTTCTAAGGAATAGAAAAAACAATGTTAACAAGGTTTTTTCTCGCCAAAGTCAATGTCTTTGTGCACAGATTTTAGGCCAATTAATACATAAACGATCATTTCTTATCACTAGAGTACACCAAGAGgtacagtcccctccaaaagtattggaacagcaaggcaaattcccttgtttttgttgttcactgaagacatttgggtttaagatcaaatgatgagtatgagacaagagttcagaatgtcagcttttatttcctggtatttacatctagatgCGTTAAACAACTTAGGATATATCACCATTTGTATTACACCACAGCATTTTTAGGTGAGCAAAAGTAAAGGAACAAATAATCTTAAAGTAAATAACATTTAATATTTGGTGGCATAACCCTTGATTGCAATAACTGACTCAAGCCTGCGACCCATCGACATCACCAAACTGTTACATTCTTCCTTTGTGATGCTATTCCAGGCTTTTACCACAGcttctttcagttcttgtttgtttcggggggtttcccccttcagtctcctcttcaggaggtgaaatgcatGCTCTATCGGGTTACGGTCAGGTGATTGACTTGGCCAGTCTAAAACCTTCCAGTTTTTCCCCCTGATaaagtcctttgttttattggcAGTGTGCTTTGGGTCATTGTCCTACTGCATGATAAAATTCCTCCCGATTAGTTTGGATGCATTTCTCCATAAATTGGCAGACAAAATGTTTCTATACACTTCGGAATTCATTCTGCTGCTACCATCATCAGTTACATCATCAATAAATATTAATGAGCCTGTTCCAGAACCGGCCATGCATGCCCAAGCCATGACATTACCTCCACCATGCTTCAGATCATAAGCAGttcctttctttctccacaCTTTGGCCTTTCCATCACTTTGGTAGAGATTAATCTTGGTCTCATCAGTCCATAAGATTGTGTTCCAGAACTTTTGCTGCTCATCTCTGTACTTCTTTGCAAATTTCAATCTGGCCTTCCGACTCTTACTGCTGATGAGTGGTTTGCATCTTGTGGTATGGCCTCTATATTTCTGCTCTCGGAGTCTTCTTCGAACAGTGGATTGTGATACCTTCACCCCTGCACTGTGGAGGTCGTTGGTGATGTCACTTActgatgttttggggtttttctttACAGCTCTCACAATATTTCTGTCATCAACTACTGTTGTTTTCCTTGGCCGACCTGTTCGATGTCTGTTGCTCAGTACACCagtagtttctttctttttcaggacaTTCCAAATTGTTGTGCTTGCTATGCCCACTGTT encodes:
- the vtnb gene encoding vitronectin b; translated protein: MKTAVVLLGLVLLLGATFAAEESCVGRCGSFNSMSKCQCDSMCVFYGSCCGDFDSICPKKISRGDTFDEAQESGTRPPDLTTTFMPTVNSAGPTVPSSSTPPRPTTHELPPHADPDAASCSGQSFDAFLQLKNGSIYAFRGDYFFELDDTSVLPGYPKRIEDVWGMSGPISAAFTRINCQGKSYIFQGKRYWRFDGDVMDEDYPRDISMGFDGIPSDIDAAFAVPAPNHRGKEKAYFFKGDKYYQYEFKHQPSHEECVHMSRSSPSVLFTQYTDLFCDPTLEDFFTELFGGSFTSPNPGPRLISRDWQGIRPPVDAAVVGRVRVTPQPTPPSPPAGRRLSRRRKRPSKRRGNRQRARQGRSVFDDLWLYDDWFDLVEDYSDITEETTNQGEKSTPVQNVYFFKSDKYYRVSLRTKRVDAAYPPYPRSVAKYWLGCKREDAPDTSRAEKR